One region of Rana temporaria chromosome 11, aRanTem1.1, whole genome shotgun sequence genomic DNA includes:
- the LOC120917940 gene encoding carbohydrate sulfotransferase 5-like has product MIMWKVSSSKLATLLLMAAQTAGFFMIIMKMHFNPLPAVPTQDQTHLLILSSWRSGSSFTGQLFSQHPDVFYMMEPAWHVWTKMGQNKVEVLHMAVRDLIRSVFHCDMSVFDAYMPRQRTKSHLFQWETSRALCSPPACYAFNRNDIIPQLRCKEFCTKYPFDTIEKACKSYNHIVVKEVRFFDLKVLYPLLEDPSLNLKILHLVRDPRAIFQSRVEVTPQLAPDTNIMLRGTTGSKNDTSFRAMEKVCKSQAEIYETAMFGIPSKLQKRYMMVRYEDIVRDPLGRAKEVYEFARLPFNPKLKDWIHNMTHGKGRGPNFVISSRDAQNTSRAWRMALPFESIGRVQSICREAMALFGYRMLESAKAQKDFSLDNVLPIP; this is encoded by the coding sequence ATGATTATGTGGAAGGTCAGCTCCAGTAAACTGGCCACTCTTCTACTGATGGCCGCCCAAACTGCCGGATTCTTCATGATAATAATGAAGATGCATTTTAATCCCCTTCCCGCGGTGCCCACACAAGATCAGACTCACCTCCTCATCCTATCCTCCTGGAGATCCGGCTCCTCGTTCACCGGCCAGCTCTTCAGCCAACACCCCGACGTCTTCTACATGATGGAGCCGGCTTGGCACGTGTGGACTAAAATGGGCCAGAACAAAGTTGAGGTTTTGCACATGGCGGTCCGGGATCTCATCAGGTCCGTATTCCATTGCGACATGTCGGTGTTCGATGCCTACATGCCCCGTCAAAGAACCAAGTCCCATCTGTTTCAATGGGAGACCAGCCGGGCCTTGTGTTCCCCGCCTGCTTGCTACGCCTTTAACCGCAATGACATCATACCGCAATTGAGATGCAAGGAATTTTGCACCAAGTACCCGTTCGACACCATTGAAAAAGCGTGCAAGTCCTATAATCATATTGTGGTCAAGGAAGTGAGATTTTTTGATTTGAAAGTGCTTTACCCATTGCTCGAAGATCCATCTCTGAACCTAAAAATCCTCCATCTGGTGCGGGACCCGCGCGCCATCTTTCAGTCTCGCGTGGAAGTGACTCCACAGTTGGCACCAGACACCAACATCATGCTAAGGGGGACCACAGGCAGCAAAAACGATACTTCCTTTAGAGCGATGGAAAAGGTTTGTAAGAGCCAAGCTGAGATTTATGAGACCGCCATGTTTGGAATTCCCAGCAAACTCCAAAAGCGCTACATGATGGTGCGCTATGAGGACATTGTCCGAGACCCGCTGGGGAGGGCCAAGGAGGTCTATGAGTTTGCCAGGCTTCCTTTTAACCCAAAACTTAAAGACTGGATCCATAATATGACACATGGAAAGGGACGTGGACCAAACTTTGTCATCTCCTCTCGAGATGCGCAAAACACCTCCAGAGCCTGGCGGATGGCGCTCCCGTTTGAGAGCATCGGAAGGGTTCAAAGCATTTGTAGAGAAGCGATGGCGCTGTTCGGGTACAGAATGCTAGAGAGTGCAAAGGCGCAAAAAGACTTTTCTTTGGATAACGTGCTACCGATCCCATAA